The sequence ttaatttttaaccaaatagttaaatttgcaacccaagagataaaccttcaataaagagaaaaataattttcaacaaagtggttcaacttttacccaagtagttaaattctaaatgaaaaatatcgattttaaacaaaataggtcaactttctaccaaaaaaatgaatttttaagtaaaaatctaAATCTTCATCGAACAAATGATTTCTTTGCATAGTATAGTTCAATccaaattgtcaaacaaaatagcttaatcgttaagcaaagaaaattaatttcaaacgaattcaaatttttatatcattagaatcgtagaaagctgcatctaaggatattaataaaaattgaaattgaaactatttataataatgatGCATTCTCaaaaaaacatgtaatagttgatatttcaacaagaaaacaacaaacaaaaaagaattttaaagcataaattattatttttttaaatctttgcattATTACcccaaaaaattatgtaatttccaagtaagaagattattttttttatcaaagtagaagaattttcaaatgtaaaaatgttaaaataaaaaataaatggaaaaactaCATTCTCAGTTAAAATGACAATAACCataaatcacaaaaaaagtaatttttaacaaaatagttaaattttcaatcaaagagatgagtcttcaataaaaacatataattttaaacaaagtagtggTGTCTgccaacattttcaaacaaaatagttgaatcctcaagtatttatttatatttatctataAATATTATACATACCTGATTAATATTCacgaaaaatgtatataaacctagggggaaaatttgttttaaaacaatggtggaattttcaataaaaacagatgaattttcagacaaaatatataatatttgaaatttcatcaaaccacacaaaaattaatttcaaacccaaaaagtaacgttaaattttaaatcaaagagataagccttcaataaaaaaataaaatttttaacaaagtagtacaacttttacctgataagttgaattttcaattgaaaaatatgaattttaaacagaatagttaacattttaaccaaagaaattaatttttaaataaaaatataaacttcaaaaaaatgatttcttcaaaaagtgattcaaccaacattttcaaacaaaatagttggatcctCAGGTAAAGAAGAATTATGTTTAACTAAATTTTGTAAACTCTAGGAATCTGTAAGACTCCCCATCTTCCTCtaacaaaccgtaacaaaatatttattgttaaaaaattgttttataaatatttatacatatataattaatattcatgaaaaatgtatataaacctaggaaaaaattttgttaaacacagtggtcgaatttaaaaaaaaagttaatttttaaaaccaaatgtgatagtttaaatttcatcaaaacaaaaaaaaattaattttaataccaaaaagacgaattcttaacaagtaaagatttttcagtctaaaaagaaaaaaaaagttcatctaaaTTGTCTAACCTtcaagtcaaaaaacgaattttctgtacaatacttgtattttcagcacaatcattaattttcatcgaaacgtaacgttaaattttctgtttcaaaaaaaaataataatttgaaaccagaaaaaaaacgaattttgaacaaaatagttaaattttttaaaaaagagataaacaaaaaaaattagttaataaagtattttaacttttatccaagtagttaaattttcaattaaaaaatattaatttaaaataaaatagttaaactttcaacgaaagaaatgaatttttaactaaaaatataaatcttcataaaaaaaattatttgcttcaaaaagtagtttgaacaaaatagtcgaaaCCTCAAAaaaggaagattaatttataacgaaatagttctaccaaacagatgcatttttaagtcaaactgtaaaattttcaactttttatcgaAATTGAGATTTTAATGTCGTTGGAAATCGTCTCAGAAAGCTAAGTGATGTTAATGAAAATTGagttcataataattaaattgaattatctCAGCAAACTCTTGTAAATATACTTTTTATGTCATACAAAATTTGATATCTCACCGATACCCGCCTTTTTCGAAGGGAATCTGTCTTTTCTGTGCATTTTGGACCTGActcaattttcattatattttgtcgaaaattattaaaagtttaagataTTGGTTTATCAATGAGTGCAAAATGACAGTTTGCTTCCTCAATGTAAGAacaccaatttaatttttttccaaactggataattattttcaatttctcagTATTCGCCTGCATTTAGTACTAAATAATGTACAAATAAGTTTAGTGATTTCTTTAAAACTTGTCAAATTATAATTACTCACATTATTTACTGTTGAAATATCAGTTTAACGCAATTTTGAAGACACAATTTGTTTGTCAATTCTCTCGAAACTTGCCGATTTTTTATgagcaaacttttttttatttcaaaagaatatggaaatattttgaaaaaactttttttttctttattggttCTGCTGAATACGCATCATGTTTTTATTCTACTGAAAAgagagaatacaaaaaattaatttatcttgaagcattaacaaataaaaataagcaCCCATATATACGTTCCCatcacaaaattcaaatagtaaaattataaacaattttaaactttttaatttctaaaaaattttggaaagatCTAGGAGTtgcaaaaatggaagaaaaaactaatcgctttaagggcatgtgatacttacagtttccccggctttttttccacaaaaatgaaaattttaaaaaactgaattcggagatgctataaaatatcataacggacgtccccagacttttttttgagggatattaacaaaaaaatttattgtgctaaataaaaactttattcatatgcattatttttgaggttacgtcggtTTTCATCTCTGCccttccgataatctggaaattatttgtgaaataaacttttttgattgcctgcaaacaaggttagttccgggagattagttactatgtttatttgtaagtccaaagttttcggccaaaaatattgtgtagtttggaagtaacgctcgggtgaattgtaacacacatctcgaaatatacacgcacgttgttagcagtatcaaaaattttttgataaaaaaacacaaaaaagtgtgtggggacgtccgttagcatgtccgctatcatttcccagatttttaaggcaaaatatttcttatcctaggaaaaaagccgggggaatctgacactgaaaaaatcgatactaattcctaaacgctatgcaaattaatcacattttgctaaattaacacttttttgaattaacccacaaaaaagtgtgtggggacgtccgttagcatgtgcgctatcatttcccaaattttgaagacaaaatatttattattctagaaaaaagctggcgcaacctaaaactggtaaattggacaattttctaagtatcacatgcccttaaacttgaaagattctttttatattttacagaatCATCCGGATTCTGACTCATATTCCTCCCAATACTCTGCACTTCCCAATGCATCAGTGAAAGATGATCCAGACATCTGCAAGCATTGTCTGCGAAGTTTTCAGGTCACCGACACAACAGTGAAAGTCGACCATTCACTCTGTTTAAAAAAGCCAAAGGTAGAAATGCCGGATAAAGTGAAAGAACTAACTGAGCTCAGTAATAGTGAAAACCCGACTGATCTCAGTAATAGCGAAAAGCCAACTGAGCCCAGAAAAGTTCCGCAGAGTCCAAATTCCCCAAAGTCAGTACAGAATCATTCTAAAACAAATAAGGAAAATCAATCATCTCCCAGCACTTCCACCAATTCTGGAACATCTCCAGTCAAATCACAAAGTCCGGCAAATGCCAATTTGCCCTTTCAAACTAATGTGAATTTGCTGACATGTGAGGAGCGTAGAAACAAACTGAACGAATTACTCGCTCGTGCCATATACGCAACTTCATCGCCAATGGATATGACTGAAAACTATTCCTGGAAGCAATTTTTCAAGGCGATTCGACCAACCTACACTCCACCAACCGCACATGAATTACGCGGTTATTTGCTGAAAAACGAATACAAACGAGCGATGGCATCGGTTCAGAACAAAGTTTCCACGGCTTCCAATTTCGTTTTGGTGACTTACGGTTGGTCAAGTGCGAAGGGTGAAATGCATTTTGTAGTGACAACTCCCGAACCGGTTTATTTTAAATGTCTGATCTCAAAGGCCGGGAAAGACGAGGTCTTCATCAGCGAGCACATTGCGGAAGTGATTGAGAAAATAGGCGGTGATAAACTGATGCTTCTCCTGATTGATGACGCACCAGCTCTAACAAAGGCTTGTGACATTGTTGCTGATGCTTATCCGCACATCACAGTTTCGAAATCCGGCGCGGAAGATGTGAAGCTGCTTCTCAAGGATGTGATCAAGTTGAATACTGTGCAGGAGATTTTAAAGAAAGCTAAAGAGATGATTTTGTCGATTAATCTGACTGAAGCTGATTGCGACAGGAGTGAGGAGCAGGTGCGAAGTCTCGTGAGATGGGGTGCCATTTCCACTCTGAAGACACTGCTCGAGAACAAATCTGCCTTCCAGGCGGACATTGTCGTGGATGAAATGATACCGGAGGAAGTGAAGCAAAAAATTCTCGATGAAGACAAGGAGTTTTGGACCGAGGCTGAGAGACTTTTGGAACTGTTGGATTTTATTTCGGAAGGCATCAAGGCTTTGGAGGCAGACAGAGCTCTACTCTCAGATCTGCCGAAGGCTTTTGCCGAAATTCAATCGAAACTCTTGTCATTTTGTAAGAAGTGTACTCTGCTTCTCGACGAGGAAAAGGACAGCATCTGTACTTTTATTTCGATTAGAAAGGAATCGGCTATCAAGTCGATTCATCGAGCTGCGAACATGCTGGATCCAAGGTATCGTGGCGGAGGGCTCAATAATCCGGAAATCATGGATGCGATTGAATTTCTGAGACAGCGATGCGATCACTTGGGCATTAATGAAATAAGCGTGTGCACAAATTTGGAGGATTTCAGGACTTCGAAGGGAGCTTACAGTCGGAGTTTTCTTTGGGGATCTGCTAAGCATATTACACCGGTTGAATGGTGgcgaaatttctgtaggaatcaACCACTTTTCAGGTTTGCTATGGACTTGCTAAGTGTTTCTCCGAGTCCTGCAGTCTATCAGAGAATATTTAAAGGCATTGAGATGAATCCTAGGCATGGGTTAGATTCGGCGGCTTTCGAGAAACTTGTAACGATTAAATCGAATCTACTTGTATCTAAGGACACAAGACCGGAAGTTCTGGACTCAATCTTGTCAAGTTAGGTTATTTTCTAGtttgacatttttctttatttaaatttacgacGTGAAGACAGTGGGAAATGTGATTTAATGtaagaaaaagtttaaacagtatttaatttttgacagaaactaAGCGAGtttaatgtgtttttttgtttttttttgtttttttttttttttattacttttttttattaaagtaagtTTTTCTAGTTTATGGCTTCCTTACAGCTTCAATGTACAAACTTTTAAAAGCATGTTTTGTATTTTGTCATTTATGGCcaatttaagagtttataataaaGGCGTGTAAAGGAAATTTTATTCTTGCGTTAGTCGTACAAGTTCTGAAAAGTTCAGCATCGTCCTTTCACGGATCAGCCAGGGTTcagctaattttaaattaaaaggtcaaactgcatttttttggtataaaaaatgaactgttttctttttaatttgtctgcgtttaatttaaaaactcatctagtttcgtagaaattgtatttttctgggttaaatattcaacttcatTTGTGTtgtattcttctttttagttcgaaaactcatttcttttagtagaaagttgatattttatggTTATGAAGGCCTCTATTTGAttcagattaatctttttttgtagaaaattgtactattttgttaaaagttcattctttttttattttaaaattaatttattttaactaaaaatgtattcttcttttttggtagacaaataatctgggctgaaaattaattttctaagttcaaaatgaatttgttccaagaaaaatgtaactagtttgtggaaaattcgttgttttggttgaaacttaatcttcttagatttttaaaatttatttttaaacctaaaacttaactatattatttatgtttacaTTTGgtatagaattcttttttttttgtggaaacttgacataaatatttatattcaactagttgctgaaaaattaaactattttcttgaacttaaaatttacatttttattgaaaattcttattttcgcgtaaaaaattggaatattttgtatAATCCCCGACATTagtcctaaaattattttaaaaagatttaaacagatttccacAATTATAAAGCAAAAATAATCGGGAAAATTTTCGtgcattttaccaaaattttgcaGGTTTTATTAAAGAAGTTAGGAAAAActcgaataattttaaacgatatttagaagttttaaaagaatttcaaaaataattcaaaagttgaaaggattaaaaataatttataataaaataatgtaccaaaaattgatttagaattctatgaaaattaaaaatgggtttttagcttagaaaattaattttaagagaatatttaagatttccaaattatttccaaaattttaaacaaaaattagaaacttttaagggattattttttattttgccggATTGATTACTGATTAagctttttaaagtttgaagataatgaaaacatttttttcagatttctggggaaatttttcattatttttttgttttaaaacttattttttgcagaatacttaaaaagagttcgaaataaaaacaaagtgggaagcataacaaaaattgaacaattattattctagaaaaaattcgattaggttaaaagatatttagaagttttgaagagatagaaaatgttttaaaatttgcaattattccaaaaattgtttaacaaaatacatatttttgaaaatctttaaataagattttgacggttttaaataattttttaagatcgtcagataataacaaaatataactAAAATTCCTGTAACAAATATTaacgatttttctttttaaaaaatatttaacaaaacttcaaaacaaattttgatgtgtCAATaacatctgaaaaattaaaaaattttaacttctaatttaaaaagtgctaattaaaaaaaattgtaatccgtcgagttttaatgcttttcacttaaattccttgaaattatacaatttaacaaaaaatttaattttttttgattcattcttcaaattagaacattgaaaattacagcgtggattttttttaaccttcgatctgtaaaatttatgaaagtaggaattttttattttgtagtttacttatatttatttttaaattgcaaaattaaaaattattcttcattttttgtcaattaattttaagggtatatttaaaaagattcaaaaatatttcaaaaattatcagcaaataatccggaagattttaacgcattattttaattttgtagtatttattaaaagttttagagaaaactcgaatgatataacaattttttagaaattcaaaataatttaaaaaatgataaaaaatgtaaaaagattccataaaattctaaacaaaataaaggaaatacaatactgaaaatacgtaaaataaaaatattttgttaaaaaatttaaaatttaagaatttccagattttaacgatAACAATTACACTATTTGAATTTGAAGGTTTAGTACTTACaaaaatgtaaacgcccgattgaaaccttagaaactattttcatttcaaaaatatcttaaaaatagtatattcataattaaagctttcattatatttaaaatattgtttcaatctaaTATGTACTTTTCGCAGATTTGGAACAATACacttagaagcttttcaagaatctTGAAAtggttcaaaagaataaaaaatattttcattaaaaactctaggaaccgaccacagtttttcagttcactgaatgttttttgaacctaagaactttttttgtaaataaaatatcgagctgaaactttgggaaatgtattagagtacaataaagtacgtttaggtactgcattttggtaggaacttcactgaaaattatttcatcttttttctaaacctcaacattttttgaacgttcgaacttttttttttatacataaaatatcggtctcaaactttgagaaatgcaagagccgaaagaaaactacgtttaagtacaaagcttaataataaaagatgtaaaaaaatatatttcaacaatcaattccaacggcatcagtcgGTAATGTTTTACATGAAAAGACGAAACCTGGCGGcaactagacgaggctctagagggttcgtattttcgtgtacaacgttaccggctgatgacgttggaattgattgttgaaatattttttttacatcttttattattaagctttgtactttaacgtacttttctttcggctcttgcatttctcaaagtttgagaccgatattttatgtacaaaaaaagttcgaacgtttaaaaaatgttgaggttcagaaaaaagatgaaataattttcagtgaagtccctaccaaaatgcagtacgtaaacgtactttattgtactctaatacatttcccaaagtttcagctcgatattttatttacaaaaaaagttcttcggttcaaaaaaacattcagtgaactgaaaaactgtagtcgctaatataggtatttagctgtgtcatatgcccttattgaatttttatgggTGGTTGGGCTctattttttgattcaaagaaaactgtttaaaatttttacttcgcTTAACTTATGAAGAAAAATggctaaaaaataatcatttcggTTTATTTGAATTCAGCCTACATAATATACAAATTTCAACTCTTTATTCCGATAGTTTGAATCAGTCCTCTGACTCGACGTGTATGTAGTAATAGCAGTTTTCTTAAGATCCGGAGGGGAAATATCGGTCATACTaaaccaacagatggcgccacactaattaatatttattttttattttttaattattaatattaatttatttaataataattatttaaaaaaagaaaaagtcatgaaaatatgtagtttaattatcaataaaatttaattttaagatacattttgaaagcagttcgaacttcatatttctatgatttattttgctgatattattgattttattatttgttctagtgaaaaacaattatttattgttaaaatggttaatgtaactaatgaaaaaattaataatatttaaaacctcaatgacaaaaatatttaaaacatttagatgattagaagaattaataaaaaatatatcactcatatccgatataaatataataataattaaaataagtaagactacaacttagttgcaaagtaaagaatctttgtaccgttaaaatcttaacaatttcaagtttcgaaggaaatatttttaaaaagtaatggtaattgtaattacaCGAATGGACCTGAAAATGTTTCCAGCGGGGACCTACTTGGAGGTTCCACTCTTAGTCTCTCtcttggaaagaagcgattatcgtaccaatatacaagagaaagggagataaaagcgagtgcaataattacagagggattagcttattaagcaccgtaagtaaaatatattaaaaaatacttattcgtagggtaatgaaaataacagaaacaaagatttgggaagtccaaagtgggtttatggcaggaaggtcatgtacggatcaaatatttagcttaaggcaaataacagaaaaaagtttgagagtaggaaaaaaagttttctgtgcattagttgacctagaaaaagcttttgacaaggtagatagaagtatactttgggaagccctgaaagagtatggagtcaatggatggatcctacaagctataaaaacaatatatacaggtagcaaagcgagtggaagagtgaatgggaaactgagtgactgtttcgatattattcaaggagttagacaaggatgcgttatgtcttcatggt comes from Belonocnema kinseyi isolate 2016_QV_RU_SX_M_011 chromosome 5, B_treatae_v1, whole genome shotgun sequence and encodes:
- the LOC117172718 gene encoding uncharacterized protein LOC117172718 — its product is MVSYCCMVNCRSRAGKKKPGKDKISFFRVPAIIGLNSRKYKTSYKTQTYRAPNLIDENADKIIALSKERQRAWIKAIRRGNLSESQLKTFRVCMKHFISGKPAELIDRDNPDWVPCQNLGYTSGLALKPQSALERHKRFLKRNHPDSDSYSSQYSALPNASVKDDPDICKHCLRSFQVTDTTVKVDHSLCLKKPKVEMPDKVKELTELSNSENPTDLSNSEKPTEPRKVPQSPNSPKSVQNHSKTNKENQSSPSTSTNSGTSPVKSQSPANANLPFQTNVNLLTCEERRNKLNELLARAIYATSSPMDMTENYSWKQFFKAIRPTYTPPTAHELRGYLLKNEYKRAMASVQNKVSTASNFVLVTYGWSSAKGEMHFVVTTPEPVYFKCLISKAGKDEVFISEHIAEVIEKIGGDKLMLLLIDDAPALTKACDIVADAYPHITVSKSGAEDVKLLLKDVIKLNTVQEILKKAKEMILSINLTEADCDRSEEQVRSLVRWGAISTLKTLLENKSAFQADIVVDEMIPEEVKQKILDEDKEFWTEAERLLELLDFISEGIKALEADRALLSDLPKAFAEIQSKLLSFCKKCTLLLDEEKDSICTFISIRKESAIKSIHRAANMLDPRYRGGGLNNPEIMDAIEFLRQRCDHLGINEISVCTNLEDFRTSKGAYSRSFLWGSAKHITPVEWWRNFCRNQPLFRFAMDLLSVSPSPAVYQRIFKGIEMNPRHGLDSAAFEKLVTIKSNLLVSKDTRPEVLDSILSS